The following proteins are encoded in a genomic region of Emys orbicularis isolate rEmyOrb1 chromosome 19, rEmyOrb1.hap1, whole genome shotgun sequence:
- the TUBB4A gene encoding tubulin beta-4A chain isoform X7 encodes MREIVHLQAGQCGKYVPRAVLVDLEPGTMDSVRSGPFGQIFRPDNFVFGQSGAGNNWAKGHYTEGAELVDSVLDVVRKEAESCDCLQGFQLTHSLGGGTGSGMGTLLISKIREEYPDRIMNTFSVVPSPKVSDTVVEPYNATLSVHQLVENTDETYCIDNEALYDICFRTLKLTTPTYGDLNHLVSATMSGVTTCLRFPGQLNADLRKLAVNMVPFPRLHFFMPGFAPLTSRGSQQYRALTVPELTQQMFDAKNMMAACDPRHGRYLTVAAVFRGRMSMKEVDEQMLNVQNKNSSYFVEWIPNNVKTAVCDIPPRGLKMAATFIGNSTAIQELFKRISEQFTAMFRRKAFLHWYTGEGMDEMEFTEAESNMNDLVSEYQQYQDATAEEGEFEEEAEEEVA; translated from the exons gtGGGAAGTACGTGCCCAGGGCAGTCCTGGTGGACCTGGAACCCGGGACCATGGACTCTGTCCGATCTGGTCCTTTTGGGCAGATCTTCAGGCCTGACAACTTTGTTTTCG GTCAGAGCGGAGCTGGTAACAACTGGGCCAAGGGGCACTACACGGAGGGGGCCGAGCTGGTGGATTCGGTGCTGGATGTGgtgaggaaggaggcagagagcTGTGACTGCCTGCAGGGCTTCCAGCTGACCCACTCGCTGGGCGGCGGCACCGGCTCGGGCATGGGCACGCTGCTGATCAGCAAGATCCGGGAGGAGTACCCCGACCGCATCATGAACACCTTCAGTGTGGTGCCGTCGCCCAAGGTCTCGGACACGGTGGTGGAGCCCTACAACGCCACCCTGTCTGTCCACCAGTTGGTGGAGAACACGGACGAGACTTACTGCATCGACAACGAGGCCCTGTACGACATCTGCTTCCGCACCCTCAAGCTCACCACCCCCACCTACGGCGACCTCAACCACCTGGTCTCGGCCACCATGAGCGGCGTCACCACCTGCCTCCGTTTCCCCGGGCAGCTCAACGCCGACCTCCGTAAACTGGCTGTCAACATGGTGCCCTTCCCTCGCCTCCACTTCTTCATGCCCGGCTTTGCCCCCTTGACCAGCCGCGGCAGCCAGCAGTACCGGGCCTTGACCGTGCCGGAGCTGACCCAGCAGATGTTTGACGCCAAGAACATGATGGCCGCCTGTGACCCCCGCCACGGGCGCTACCTGACGGTGGCGGCCGTCTTCCGCGGCCGCATGTCCATGAAGGAGGTGGACGAGCAGATGCTGAACGTGCAGAACAAGAACAGCAGCTACTTCGTGGAGTGGATCCCCAACAACGTCAAGACGGCCGTGTGCGACATCCCACCCCGTGGGCTCAAGATGGCCGCCACCTTCATTGGCAACAGCACGGCCATCCAGGAGCTCTTCAAGCGCATCTCGGAGCAGTTCACTGCCATGTTCCGCCGCAAGGCTTTCCTCCACTGGTACACGGGCGAGGGCATGGACGAGATGGAGTTCACCGAGGCGGAGAGCAACATGAACGACCTGGTCTCCGAGTACCAGCAGTACCAGGACGCCACGGCTGAGGAAGGCGAGTTCGAAGAGGAAGCAGAGGAAGAAGTGGCATAG